TACAACACATGTATACGTCCGAAGACGAATGCCAAAAGGTCACATGAGTGACCTTAATTAATCACCTgaaatgctttaaaatttcttcaaaacacCGTTGAAAAATCAGTGAGAGTGTTTCTTTTATCAAacgaagaaaaacaaagaaattggTGAATGCTTATAATTGGATTTATAAACATATAGATGTATcccaaaatttcaaatgaaaaatggacaaatacatttttttggttCATGAATTATACAGATGTACTATGCAAATATTAGTAACGCAAATACTAGTTGCTAGTTTTcttaaacatattcaaaaagGAAGTTGACATTTTGTAAAACTCATCATATTGATGTCCGTATTGTTAATGAAACCGGAGTGCTCAACGAAACATGTTGTAGTGCTACCTTAAGCTTTCACGGATGTCCGTTTTGGGTGTAGGTATGATTTTACAGAACATCCCATTTGATTATATAATGACCGAACTCGATGTTTTCATCACCGCCAAAACTCAACACTGAAGGTAAGTAGGTAAATGTTAATGTTTTGACGAAACTAAGTTTTAATCATCGTAACATATTCAAACAAACTATAACTGATAATTtccgaaaaaaaataattaataaatcatttttacgataattagggtcttccgtcttcagcggaaaaccctactattattctattgtttctttttcacttttctaataattatttttattctttttttgtcttacgaATTTTGTTcaggcgatttctcgaagatggctcattcgattttcttcaaattttaagggtTGATGTATCggcatctgaagtttgtaccgccgtttcaattttttaatagttatttccggtcggaagttatcgtccgtttatgatttttaaaaatcaattttgtcggctagagatccaaaaaacgaataaagatatattgctgaaattttcagtgaggATAGACATCAATTTTACCTGTTGCAACATGGTCATaaaacgtccgccgtcacttccggttgtcactTGAAGGAAAGATAAAATcgaattttttcatctttttgctttatatttatgtatttttataacgGGTTGATAGCAACTCTTCTACTAATTCAGAATAcgtaatttgttttgaaatcgaTTGATGTGTTCCCGAGATATTTAGCATCAAAGTCCTGAaccgagagtccgagtagcgcAGTTgttagagtcgtggacatgtgcTCAGGCGACCGGGGTTCAAGCTTCGGGTGCCGAAATTGTTGTCCTAATTTTTTGCGTTGATAaacaatttagttttaaaagtgaaggattttatctcatttactcaaaaatcggacggaaggcccactcgttgctcgcaacgagaacgatctagttttatttataatttagattttttatttgtctAATACTTTTCAATGTTGCATTAAGAATACAGCAATAATTATTgttcattaaaaatatgaatcGATGTTGTAGAATATAAATAGAGAAATTGAACGATGGCGTCAGCACAGGtttgaataataatacatgtaccggtattgcTTTCATTTAACATTTTGGACGTGTAAACCGTTAACTCAATCGTAAAATTGTATACTGTTACCAACTTTTATTagcgtgcgagaaattttcttGCGGTTCGCAAGCACATCTTCCTCCTAAAATACAGCGACTTCTCTCTACTCTTTTGCTGATTTTCCATTTCTGATTGGCTTATTCCAGATAAACATGCTTCTATTTGCTGGTGTCCTCGTACTTCTGTATGTAAGTGTTACCCCAGTGGAAGCACACCAGTGTGGTTACCACTACCacactaatgacaactacacgaTGTATAACTCGACCTACTACAAACGATACTACGCTATCTATTATGGATACTGCTATAATAGGGTAAGTATGAATTATTATCCTTATTGTGTTGTCTAAATAATTAAGTAACTTATGTTTgataattaatattgaaaataccAAATGTTTGTTTTCAAGGATTTACTGATTCAGTAATGGTccataatttaatttataaacttaTGAACAATGCGATATTTTCTCAGAAATTCTGCTAAATTAATGATCATTTGGATTTAAAAGCTTTCAACACTGCGATATTGATTTATGCatgtaaaattatcatttttaattttctatttaaatttctttgttaCAAGAAGTTATATTATTGCAAAATTCAATCcacctttttttcaaaatgtctttccacgaatttatttaaaaatcgtctagttataacaacaaatttaatttgtatataaatTCGTGGAAGGAGAATAATATTCATAAGATGCATCTGTCCAAAAACTTCTGAAGAAATGTATGGAGGGTAATTGtgttaaaaaatccagaaatgtaaacttgtaaatctgGATATGCGATTATGTTGGTGTGTGAGTCTGAgtataaaagtatttaattctgatcgtgtaatcTATAAAACTCgggttaaaacaaatttaagatTTGACCCAGTTCCCTCGTATGATGCACATTTTGTAGCTTTGTTGTTTTCATTAGGTAATAAAACCTTCAACTTTGAaaactttcaatccgtagtttctacATTTGTATCTTCAGAATCGGCAATaacacatctgacatgatacataTTGATAAATGTAAAGTATACAAGtttgtcaaattttgacatgaccttatatggcaactgccttgaTGCGGGAACAGACATGTCGTAATCACCGGAATGGACGGAAATAAACATAATaacaggaagaggttcatgtatattaaaatctttgCCGAGGTGACAAATGCGCTAATTTCTGTAATTAAATTCTCCCAGTATTATACGATAAGGGTTAAAAAGtaatgcctaatatcttatttctctaaaaaaaaattgacacgTAATctaaactggaatataagtaaagtcgtactcttttctagaaatgagacggatcaacaaattttctgagggatgaatatattttgagcggtATGGAGTTTGGAAACCACCGTGGGGCCCAATGTAGCTTCATTGCTTCCGAATACTACATGTAAGAATTTTAAGAGAATTTTTAACCAGGTTTTCAAAGGAAAAATCAGGttattgaaatagtgaaaatggcgggcagGCGGAtagctgccaaaagggtacccttattgtaccaaTAACTCCACGTACAGTGTCCAAGATGAGTAGTTGTTTTTCGCGGAATAATGTATgtaactatacatgtatctatactttttttaaatattaaaatgattttgttgtgcaaaaaagataataaaacaaTCTAAATCTGTTATAAATAGaagttttataattaaaaataaagcacagagttttgttaaaaattgaaagGTTTAGAAGACCATGTGTAATTTTTcgcaaggggggggggaggtcttGTCCCAACTTTGTGGTAGCGATAAGGATGATTTTGGAGATATTGTCTTTATTCAGTCGAGCTGTATTCAGTATATGTGTGTCTGAATCATTAAACTACAACtacaacagtattttttaaaatcttttataatcataaaaaaagttatagaTTTGGACTTACGATGGACCTGTGCACAATTACAGTGGAGAGCGTTTGTATGATATAATAACGTACTATAATGGCAATGAAGTCAAATGTACAGGtgatttttgaattatatttcaACATAAGTTCCAGACTCtgctttcaaaaatatttatgctaatagaaaaaaaaaatcttcctgttgtttaaatgtaaaaagccattgattttaaatagatttatttttttccaaggaGATCTTCAACTACAGAAGAAGTGGTAAGAAATCAATAAGGAATCTATAGGGACTGAATTTGTATATACAATCGTTAATTTTGCACTTTGAATGGAAATAGGTAACTGAGATGGGGAGTGTTTAGATGTAAATAGAAGTATATGATACTTATGGTTACTTTTTGACTTAGGACACCTTCAGTGGAACAACAAACAGAGACACAGGGTTATCTGAAAAtgaccatacaaaaaggtataAGAATTATCGTCTACAAAAAGAATTTCGTCGCATCATGCTGTTTAATCTTTTATCTTATTTTCTCTCCACCAGCTCGATTATTAGTGCCCCGCTCTGCTGGCGCCCAATAGTGATCAGTCtgttcgtccgtccgtccacctatctgtctgtccgtttgtCCATACGAGAACGCTTGTCCGGAACATGTTTCTCTTCCCATCGCctaatctggctcatacttcacacaCAAGTGCCTTTGAGTAAAGAGTGTGCAGTGACCTCGAACCAAATTTCTAGGCCTGATGTTAAGGTCAATAGAAAAGGTcatagaaaaattacataataaatCCTGGTCCGGGGCATAttttatctgttttattttattttgatttaatttgggTCATACTTCACTCACGGAGTGGCTGGGGTAAAGTATATTGGTCAAGGGTTAATGTCACATCGGACCACGTAAAAATCCTTTTTACAGAgcctaaatatacatgtatatactttccTTTTAGCATATTTGGCCCATGCTGCACATTACCAGAGATTTTGAGTAAAAGGTGTGTAGTGACCATGAATCGTTTTTCAAGGTCAAAAGTAACgatcatagcagaattatatgcAAAATCCGTGTTTGGAGcatattttctttctctttgCTCCAATCTGGCCCATACATCGCCCATAAggtgcctttgatcaaagggaatacagtgaccttgaatgatgtGTGTTGGTCGAGTGTCAAGGTCATAAAGGATAACACAAAAAATCTATTTACGAGCATGTATATACTCTTCACTTAGCCCTATTTGGCTTGActtaaacacaattttaaattttggttaATCGCGTGCACTGATCTTAAAGttgaattagaagttctatgccagctggaaaatattataaagttaTAGGTGAAggtcaaaataaatttattgtgCATAAtttaagcggggccctttgtcACTATCTCAATGTTTTCTAGTTAGATTTGAAACGTGCggcatttatgaaaaaatatcattttttattttttgtctacAATTGATTAAAAGCAAATACTTTCATAGTACTTGTACTGACAAACTCTCTTCCTTATTATAAGTTTACTCTGACATCacaacatttgatttttatttgaacaTTAGATGTCACCTTTTGATGGACGCTAAACACCTTTTTTGGAaaagtatcaaatttttaaactttttgccAAAGTTTTAACGTTCTTTTTTCTAGAGATGTACAAGCAAGtgacaaaatcaaaaataagaaTTCAGGTAGACTTAGTATCTTATATCATGTTATTTGAGTCTTTAAACTTAGACAATTTATTTAGATTCCAATACAAGATGAAATTTCTAATAATCATTCGTCAGTCATGGTTGATAAAAATGTATTCAAGATTTAAGAAATGCTTCACTTTAAATTAAGGTTTCTGATTATGCCGAAATTCTCAAGGTCTTGTGACAGAAACGCACTGAGGGAGCTTTTCAGGTAGAGTACTTAATTTgccaaaaatattgaaaaagtgAAATATGCATGAAAGTTGCtcttgttttaaacaaaacagtGTCGTTTTGATTTCGTTTTGCTTTAACTCGATAACCgatatgaaaattttggtaaagcATTTGAAGAACCTAAAATAAAGATCATAAGCATCAatgttgaaaatgaattaaacacATTCTAGATTAaggttctccgatcctcagcctcaaagtattattttcttcataaaaatattacctATCCCCCAAACtctataaatgaaataaatagatATTTATTGGTGGTATTCATGTATTTTACGAAACTATTGCAATTTTGGCCACGATGGatataatagaataaatatttagatcaattaaaaaaaaagtgatacCGGTGCGTTGATGGCTTGaacccatatacatgtactaataccTCTGTGTAGTAGGTCTCCGTACAACTCTTAAGCCAACAGTTCGTTGAAACACCTATCATGAAACTAACACAAGAAGACTTATTATTTTGGTCTATACTATACAAAAGTCACaattatgaaagaaataaaacagaattccggataatttagagttatcgaacattgctgaggatcgAAAAGAGGCAGAAGAATCAATAGAGCAAGCCTAGGTATGTAAAATAAGTACTTCAGCATTGTGATTCTTGCATTGTGACCAGACACAAACACTTTAAAGACTTTCAAgaagaattaaaaatctaaaaaaaaatgggtctTAATTGTCAATAAAGTCTTTTAACATAAGaatgaaattcatgacctctGACTGACTCAGAGGTTAAAGGTTTATGGCGAGGCCAGTATGTCCATAcattaattatgtattaaatctttttaaaataatcttcTCTACCCCCAtacacatttaagaaaaaaataaatgcatggtTCTGATGTGCATTAAGTCGTATCTAATCCGGAAAATTCATAGCAACTGGAGGATCAGGTTTTAAGGGTCAATATGGTCATATagtttaaatgtataaaataggCCAAAACCTCCATATTCGAATTCGTAAAAAACGCCcagaattgtaaaatttatgacCCCTAGGTCAGAGCTAGGTCTTAGGGAGGAGCCTGCATAgacatatataaagaaaatgcgTTTAATCTAAGAATTTATTCTTTATACATACATACAGGGGAAGATGTTTAGGCGGCAAGGTATACACAGGGGTTTAATGATTATACAgcattatatttctttaataaggAAATCTATTTTCTTtgtattataaatttgtaagtTCGGTAGAACATGCTTCTAGTTCATTTTTGACATGACTAATTTCTTTGTGACTTTCATGAGAAAAGGTACTTCTTAAAAATCAAGAAATGGAAtggaaattattttacatcaaactgaaaTTGAGAAAATGATATTGGGAAATAACTTTTgtttattgatacatgtactttacatatgatattgaatATACTCTATATTTGTATTACTCAAATTTTAATCTTACTTTCATTATAATGTTTCCTTTGATTGACAGGCGATACCGCTAATCCAGGTCTGTCTAGATTTTCTGAGCAGTAACGGGTGGCTGAGCCCAGCCCTAGCGGCAATGGAGCTTGCTCAGATGTTGATCCAAGCCATGTGGGGTAAGGACTTGTATCTCAAACAGATCCCCCACTTCTCACAAGACATCATCAAATGCTGCCAGGAAAAGGTGGGCAATTGCAACATTCTGCTTTCAGTTGAGTTGTTTTTATTTGCAATAAAGTTGCTCAAACTTCTGTAACAAGTACTCAAAAATCGGGACGCTGTTCGATGTCCAAGAAAAAGAAAGCATATACAGGTAAAGGGAGGCAACTTCTgcttattttgatattaatagtTTTAAAGAATGTTGTCTTTTCAATTTTGTATAACTTTAAAGTTTATACCTTCTATTTGTTTCTATCCTTGGAAAGTGAAGAGGAACTGGTGGGACCAGTTGtggcacagagagagagagagagagagagagagagagagagagagagagagagagagattagtATGTCCAGTAGTAAAGAAGATAAATGCCCaattactgtatattttgtgAAACCCATCCTAACTATAGAACTTCTGACCATGTTTCCATACAATTCTAATGAAAGATTTCCCTCTTTTTCTAACCGTGCACAGAGTTTGTCTGTAAAGTGACCGATAATTGAAAACGATGTTTTCAAAGAATATCTACATATTCAGAGCATAACATAAAAGTGGAAAGCTTTACTCAAACACAAGAACCTCTGATCATGGGGCCATTTACTTCACAACttctgatataaaatattttgtttatcaaaaacatgtattGTAGTTTTCAGTTCAATACACAGGAACAGATAATACGCTTGCTGAATACCAATACAACAGCTTTAACAATGTTGATCAAAAATCTCAGCTCCTTATAGTGGGgatcatgaattttacaatctacAATAGACTTTGACcagtgcgtgcacgggttgacattgcatattatGTCGGGCATTTGCGAAATAGATACCTCAAATTTGCACACGAAGTTGACATTCAGAACTCTCGGAATTTTTCATattgcactgagttagagttatctcacGTATTTCCTTTcataaacagaatatatagcaaattttaatgaaaatttacacgtatttgtatcatcgtttttgagtttatccatacaaatgtgatattatggaaacataaactaaagagcatcTCGTGATTTAGCGTGGTTGTGATGCGCATTTGCAAGAtagtaaaatccaaaaaattcggacgatttccggatttttaaatggaattttctttaattattaattatcgaagcctgattgagaaaacaataaaaacaaattggtaatctccaagtaccaatgatgttaacaatacataaaacaaaagacagtactttTCCGATTTCtaggtattaaagcccaaaaattcgagtctattattttgataaagtaGTATAGATTCCTCTTTCTCCACATAGGTAGCACACCAAGTTTAGTAAAAATTGGTCCATTTCTTTCAAAGAAGCTAAACAATTTAAATGTTAACGAACGGCGGGCAACTTAATACAACACATGTATACGTCCGAAGACGAATGCCAAAAGGTCACATGAGTGACCTTACTTAATCACCTgaaatgctttaaaatttcttcaaaacacCGTTGAAAAATCAGTGAgagtgttttttttatcaaacgaagaaaaacaaagaaattagtGAATGCTTATAATTGGATTTATAAACATATAGATGTATcccaaaatttcaaatgaaaaatggacaaatacatttttttggttCATGAATTATACAGATGTACTATGCAAATATTAGTAACGCAAATACTAGTTGCTAGTTTTcttaaacatattcaaaaagGAAGTTGACATTTTGTAAAACTCATCATATTGATGTCCGTATTGTTAATGAAACCGGAGTGCTCAACGAAACATGTTGTAGTGCTACCTTAAGCTTTCATGGATGTCCGTTTTGGGTGTAGGTATGATTTTACAGAACATCCCATTTGATTATATAATGACCGAACTCGATGTTTTCATCACCGCCAAAACTCAACACTGAAGGTAAGTAGGTAAATGTTAATGTTTTGACGAAACTAAGTTTTGATCATCGTAACATATTCAAACAAACTATAACTGATAATTTccgaaaaaaattaattaattaatcatgTTTACgataattagggtcttccgtcttcagcggaaaaccctactattattctattgtttctttttcacttttctaataattattagggtcttccgtttccaacggaagaccctcttgttattcttcggtttctttttagggtcttccgtttccaacggaagaccctcttgtttttcttcggtttctttttattattattttattttttattttttttctgactcatactcggctttatatctcaaaatgttttcatccgatttccataaaattttcagagcttttgtaaagttatcATGCCTCAACGATtgtaaagtttcagcatttacgtcacttccgttcaagtTTGACggccatttttaatttttgaaaaagtgattttgtccggaggatatctccaaaaactttaaagatatcgcttcGAAATGTtaactgatgatagatgtatcaattctatgatgtactggggggtttaaaactttattcaccgattttgctcaaaaccggaagtagttccaatttttgtaaattttcatttttttgatcaaaataagacaataccacagtcttatagaacttgccatggttaattcaaatttgaaattcgtttgaaaatcggacgatgcattacagagatatcggggttaaaaaattgatttttccggaaattttgattccgcatccttggtttgaaaaatagcgtaatgttcaaagtaaaattaactcgtaccaaaaataattgttaagtcgtacttgaacacattcggtatttttttggttaagttgttcttgaaatcagataggtttttgttaattcgtacttaaaattattcggattttgttaagtcgtaccaggaataattcgattttttcatctttttatttaaattacactTGTTATTGGtgaagagctctgcttcttacaggaacttccagcttcacttccgacattaacggaagacccactcgttgctttgcaacgagctttgctctagttattaaggtcttccgtttccaacggaagaccttcttgttattgctttgtttctgtttcccttattattattctttttttttcttacgcatttttgtgcacgcgagttcTCGGGAACGGCTTggctgattttaatgaaactttcagaactAACAGAtgttgatctgaaccttattggaaattttttacattgatgacgtcatttccgttttagagatattgacgtttttacgatttttagagggtcggcttgtccggtGTTTTTCTCCTAAACGAAAACagatatttgattcaaattttcagggtgtGTAGACCTATGTTTGTGGATATGACAGAAGCATTTTCATTGTTCTGTGACGAAAAACACCGAAGCTCGTCTGCGcttaaaaattgagataaaaagcgtcatgatttttttgtggttttctttgaatatcttttttctcaaaagtattttgttaagacttatagcacaaaaaaactttaaaaagtcaagaactttcatttgacattagggcaaaggggctggccctttaaattaagggccgaaagggctctaaagtattctaataatatctttttaatgtgaaatattttgttatactttatagaagcaattatgttcatcttaacgttatgtacctatacatgacagttgtttactcctttgttacgtatttagggattttaaggggccagcagtccgaaattttgatcttatatatctgaaaatggagagaaattttgaaaagcaatgttgaacaaaagatgctccaaATAATGTCGTTAACAATTtgcaaccataattttttttgttatccggtccctaaaaggagttatagGGTCGGCCCTTAAAACGATCTCTTCCAGACATCTTGAGAACGGTACATAATTTCTgcatacttgttgaacaaaatgtgtttaaaatgacaagagctttctttttatatcacgaaaaaggggctggctattCAAATTAGGAGCCGATAGagttctaaagtcttttaatcataacctttaattgtgaaaaattttgtaatacattacggaagcaattatgttaatcgaaatgttatgtacctatacatgaaaattgtttactcctatgttatgtaataagggattttaaggggtcaaaagtccgAACTTATCATCAAcgtcccaaaattaaaaaaaagcaattttaaggagcaatattgaacaaaatacgctaattaacaatctgcaaccaaaacttgtttgttatcAGTTCCCACGATCTCTTCCAGATAAATCAAGAACGGTTACAAATaactttttacacaaaatgtatCGAAATCAAGAGACCtcttatttgatatgaaataaaatgtggctggtccctaaattggggatccaacggggtgtataatccttcatccatcgctcttttagatgacatctgcatttcctgatatgtttcgttgatgaagataaaaggcaaagtcatttcctcttctaaaaatcggacggaagacctcctcgttgctcgcaacgagatcgtgtctagttagggtcttccgttttcaacggaagaccctcttattattcttcggtttctttttagggtcttccgttttcaacggaagaccctcttgttattcttcggtttctttttattattattatactttttctttttttttctgactccttctcggctttattactcaaaaagtttccaaccgattttgatgaaattttcagagacaatgtgaaaatattttccctcaaagatgttaaagtatTTATGACAACGTCACtaccgtttttacgttacgtcatttttaaaattttcaaaaagtcattttgtccgcggcgtttctcaaaaacgctttaagatagaggcttgaaattttcaatggttatgatttggtcgatttacctctgtaataaggctcgaaatgaaaatctgtcacttccggtcgaaaccgtaagtgaaacaaatttttcgaaaaaatgagttttctgatcaaatcaaaaacgaatatgtgttttgtagagcttattaagctgattataacactgaaatccgttttaaaatcggacgatgcattacagagatatcggtgtttaaaaattgatttttccggaaattttgattctgcgtccttggtttaaaaaatagcataatgtttatcgtaaagttaactcgtatcaaaaataattgttaagttgtacttaaaacattcggattttttttgttaagtcgttcttgaaatcggaaaagtttttgttaagtcgtacttaaaatcattcgtattttgttaagtcgtaccaggaataattcgatttttttcatttttttattttagttactcttgttgttagtcaaagagctctgcttcttacaggaacttccagctttacttccgacataaacggaagacccactcgttgctttgcaacgagctttgctctagttattattatactttttctttttttttctgacttcttttcggcttcataactcaaaaagtttttgaccgatttttatgaaactttcagagataatgtgaaattataatggctcaaagatgttaaagtttctatagcaacgtcacttccgtttttacgttacgtcatttttaaaattttcaaaaagtcattttgtccgcggcttttttcaaaaacgattcaagatagaaagttgaaatttttagagcttatatattgatcgttttacctctgtaataaggctggaaatgaaaatccgtcacttccggtcgaaactggaagtaaatcaaatttttcgaaaaaatgaattttctgatcaaataaaaaacgtatatgtattttgtagagctaaataagctgaatctaacactgaaagccgtat
This is a stretch of genomic DNA from Crassostrea angulata isolate pt1a10 chromosome 4, ASM2561291v2, whole genome shotgun sequence. It encodes these proteins:
- the LOC128182079 gene encoding uncharacterized protein LOC128182079 encodes the protein MELAQMLIQAMWGKDLYLKQIPHFSQDIIKCCQEKINMLLFAGVLVLLYVSVTPVEAHQCGYHYHTNDNYTMYNSTYYKRYYAIYYGYCYNRIWTYDGPVHNYSGERLYDIITYYNGNEIYFFPRRSSTTEEVDTFSGTTNRDTGLSENDHTKRDVQASDKIKNKNSGDTANPGLSRFSEQ